Proteins encoded together in one Carassius auratus strain Wakin unplaced genomic scaffold, ASM336829v1 scaf_tig00002576, whole genome shotgun sequence window:
- the LOC113069911 gene encoding F-BAR domain only protein 1-like isoform X1 has product MEMPYFKNNFWGEKNAGFDILYHNMKHGQIATKELAEFVRERAAIEETYSKSMSKLAKIASNGSPLGTFAPMWDVFRVSSDKLALCHLELMRKMNDLIRDINKYNEEQVKIHRRTKEEVIGTLESVQSLQVQNTHLQKARESYHSKCVELERLRKEGVPQKELEKAELKSKKAAESFAGSIEKFNRAGRDFEQKMSESAQKFQDIEEAHLRQMKLLIKAFSHSIEDTHVQVGQVHEEFKQNVENIGIENLIQKFTDQKGTGKERPGPVGFEEYLSPLVSENSKKSRAKAFRIPGLGKKDKEPDSIDSAVADALNSPLEVDDEGFIIRADVNQNGCAAEEKEGNFYSSDSDFDDDEPKKFHIQIRPVASSNRSNSAANEQELKATVGALTLPPNRAVSVKKQLSRNSSSAGRSEGEGESVPQRDGEQEVLRRSTSSPDHSRLSSTASGSDALFGPPLESAFKSHSFAGREQLQKAFAASEYAAFSSDSSSPENVEDSGLDSPSHQPLGASPEPTGWAAWPSTQSQSKDSVNLSRSSDPFLAAFRDPSPGRSPLPQDDPTKAWPSNLRSPHAPPGIEPTTFSFPAFSHSLASSELEPSVWSCKHIPPEDPFLDAFERSALKGNLPPPDAWAPPPPRPTRDSRGMEDHTDPFSVSMNDTKSLPHPSSSRKDRDRKREQKKEKVPPPESPDDPFAITMIGSPTHQSSLAAQTAAQGRASSNKPTPSPNPASSSQPKKELVHWNSVHNPFSEGTTKNTVTQESTRKQRSFHDEPRRNGPPLTRHSGPQEDLCFSTDKDQNFLDINTQPVSQHGFRQDSTERLALAPPRSVRPKRSSGRLSGCERSRSLCSSPLPEPSPPLTSSSSSSPSEWGVQNRVPSPARGLSRGPSPISLSTQESWPVAAAITEYINAYFKGGEHNCCLVKITGDLTMSFPAGIIRIFTANPNAPVLSFRLVKISRLDQLLPNKKLLYSDPSQSDPDTKDFWFNMPALTLHLQREAELNPQASYYNVALLKYQASSQDPGRAPLLLSAECQRSGTVTRVSLDYHCCPATAPATQLTSVQVLLPLDHTATDLQCQPPASWNAEERRLLWKLSNLSPTNHSKGSGTLCASWQCLEVPRGPPPSLAVQFVGSGASLAGLDVELVGSRYRMSLVKKRFATGKYMAGCSL; this is encoded by the exons GGAGAGAAGAATGCAGGTTTCGACATTCTCTACCACAACATGAAGCATGGACAGATCGCCACCAAAGAGTTGGCAGAGTTTGTGCGTGAGAG GGCGGCCATCGAGGAGACATACTCGAAATCCATGAGCAAGCTGGCCAAGATTGCTAGCAATGGAAGCCCTCTCGG CACGTTCGCCCCGATGTGGGACGTGTTTCGCGTGTCCTCGGACAAACTGGCCCTCTGCCACCTGGAGCTCATGAGGAAGATGAATGACCTTATCCGTGACATCAACAAGTACAACGAGGAGCAGGTCAAGATTCACCGCAGG ACGAAAGAGGAAGTGATCGGGACTTTGGAGTCAGTGCAGTCTCTTCAGGTGCAGAACACCCACCTGCAGAAGGCCAGAGAAAGCTATCACAGCAAGTGTGTAGAGCTGGAGAGACTGCGCAAAGAAGGAGTGCCTCAGAAAGAGCTGGAAAAG GCTGAGCTGAAATCTAAGAAGGCAGCTGAGTCTTTTGCAGGGTCTATTGAGAAGTTTAACCGAGCCGGAAGGGACTTTGAACAGAAAATGAGTGAATCAGCACAG AAATTTCAGGACATTGAGGAGGCTCATTTACGTCAGATGAAACTGCTGATCAAAGCGTTTTCACACTCAATTGAAGACACACACGTACAGGTTGGACAG GTCCATGAGGAATTTAAGCAGAACGTGGAGAACATTGGCATTGAGAACCTCATTCAGAAGTTTACAGACCAGAAGGGAACAGGGAAGGAGAGACCCG GTCCAGTAGGGTTTGAGGAATATCTGTCCCCTCTTGTATCTGAGAACAGTAAAAAAAGTCGTGCTAAAGCCTTCAGGATCCCTGGACTGGGAAAGAAAGACAAGGAACCGGATTCAAT AGATTCAGCTGTGGCAGATGCGCTT AACTCACCCCTCGAAGTGGACGACGAGGGCTTTATAATACGTGCAGATGTCAACCAGAATG GTTGTGCTGCTGAGGAGAAGGAGGGAAATTTTTACTCCAGCGACTCGGATTTCGATGATGATGAACCCAAGAAGTTTCACATCCAGATCCGACCGGTTGCCAGCAGTAACCGTAGCAActcagcagccaatgaacagGAGTTGAAGGCCACAGTGGGGGCGCTGACCCTGCCCCCTAACAGAGCG GTATCAGTAAAGAAGCAGCTCTCAC GGAACTCCAGTTCAGCAGGTCGATCTGAAGGGGAAGGGGAAAGTGTTCCCCAGAGAG atggagaacaGGAGGTTCTGCGCAGATCCACATCCAGCCCAGATCACAGCAG GCTGAGTTCCACAGCATCCGGTTCGGACGCTCTGTTTGGACCTCCTCTGGAGTCGGCCTTTAAATCTCACAGCTTTGCTGGCAGAGAGCAGCTCCAGAAGGCCTTTGCTGCGTCTGAAT ATGCAGCGTTCTCTTCTGATTCATCCTCTCCTGAGAATGTGGAGGATTCCGGACTGGATTCGCCTTCCCATCAGCCCCTTGGGGCTTCCCCAGAGCCTACCGGTTGGGCAGCATGGCCATCCACTCAGTCTCAATCTAAAGACTCTGTAAACTTGAGCCGATCCTCTGACCCCTTCCTCGCTGCGTTCCGTGACCCCTCACCCGGTCGATCTCCTCTTCCACAGGATGACCCCACAAAAGCCTGGCCTTCCAATCTACGTTCTCCACATGCCCCACCTGGTATCGAGCCCACCACCTTCAGCTTCCCGGCCTTCTCCCACAGCCTGGCGTCTTCAGAGCTGGAGCCCTCTGTGTGGAGCTGTAAACACATTCCTCCAGAAGACCCCTTCCTGGATGCTTTTGAACGCTCTGCCCTCAAAGGCAACCTTCCTCCACCGGATGCCTGGGCCCCGCCTCCCCCTCGGCCCACCAGGGACAGCAGGGGCATGGAAGACCACACCGATCCCTTTTCTGTCTCTATGAATGACACTAAAAGCCTCCCTCACCCATCCTCCTCCCGCAAAGAccgagacagaaagagagaacaaaaaaaagaaaaagtcccACCTCCAGAGTCCCCAGATGATCCTTTCGCTATTACTATGATCGGTAGTCCAACTCACCAATCATCGCTGGCAGCGCAGACGGCTGCACAAGGCAGAGCCAGTAGTAATAAGCCGACGCCCAGTCCTAACCCCGCCTCTAGTTCTCAGCCGAAGAAAGAGCTGGTGCACTGGAACTCAGTGCATAACCCTTTTAGTGAGGGCACTACAAAAAACACTGTCACACAAGAGTCCACCAGAAAACAGAGATCTTTTCACGACGAGCCTCGCAGGAATGGACCACCACTCACACGGCATTCTGGGCCACAGGAGGATCTCTGCTTCTCTACAGACAAGGACCAGAATTTCCTGGATATTAACACACAACCAG tatccCAGCATGGATTCAGGCAGGACAGCACTGAGCGTCTGGCCCTGGCTCCCCCTCGGTCGGTTCGGCCCAAGCGCTCCTCAGGCAGACTCAGTGGCTGTGAGCGG TCTAGGTCCCTGTGCTCGTCTCCGTTGCCTGAGCCCAGTCCTCCCCTcacctcttcatcctcctccagTCCCAGCGAATGGGGGGTGCAGAACCGTGTTCCCAGCCCAGCCCGAG GTTTGTCTCGAGGGCCCAGTCCAATTTCTCTGAGCACTCAGGAGTCTTGGCCTGTAGCTGCAGCAATCACGGAGTACATCAACGCCTACTTTAAAGGAGGAGAGCACAACTG CTGTCTGGTTAAGATCACCGGTGACCTCACTATGTCCTTTCCTGCTGGCATCATCCGCATTTTCACCGCCAACCCCAACGCACCAGTATTAAGCTTCAGATTGGTGAAGATCTCTCGACTGGACCAATTGTTACCCAACAAGAAGTTACTCTACAG CGACCCATCACAGAGTGACCCGGACACCAAGGATTTCTGGTTCAACATGCCGGCCTTGACGCTCCACCTGCAGAGAGAGGCAGAGCTCAACCCACAGGCCTCCTATTACAATGTGGCTCTGCTAAAATACCAG GCGTCCTCTCAGGATCCGGGCCGTGCACCCCTGCTGTTGTCCGCCGAGTGTCAGCGCAGTGGAACAGTGACCCGTGTGTCTCTGGACTACCACTGCTGTCCCGCTACCGCCCCTGCCACCCAGCTGACCTCTGTACAAGTGCTGCTGCCCCTCGATCACACGGCCACCGACCTGCAGTGCCAGCCGCCCGCATCCTG GAACGCAGAGGAAAGACGACTTCTGTGGAAATTGTCCAACCTTTCTCCGACAAATCACAGCAAAG GGTCTGGCACATTGTGTGCCAGCTGGCAGTGCCTGGAGGTGCCCCGTGGTCCTCCGCCGAGCCTGGCTGTGCAGTTTGTGGGATCGGGGGCTTCTCTCGCAGGCCTGGACGTGGAGCTGGTGGGCAGCCGCTACCGCATGTCCCTGGTGAAGAAGAGGTTTGCCACAG GAAAATACATGGCTGGCTGTTCTTTGTGA
- the LOC113069911 gene encoding F-BAR domain only protein 1-like isoform X3 produces the protein MEMPYFKNNFWGEKNAGFDILYHNMKHGQIATKELAEFVRERAAIEETYSKSMSKLAKIASNGSPLGTFAPMWDVFRVSSDKLALCHLELMRKMNDLIRDINKYNEEQVKIHRRTKEEVIGTLESVQSLQVQNTHLQKARESYHSKCVELERLRKEGVPQKELEKAELKSKKAAESFAGSIEKFNRAGRDFEQKMSESAQKFQDIEEAHLRQMKLLIKAFSHSIEDTHVQVGQVHEEFKQNVENIGIENLIQKFTDQKGTGKERPGPVGFEEYLSPLVSENSKKSRAKAFRIPGLGKKDKEPDSIDSAVADALEGNFYSSDSDFDDDEPKKFHIQIRPVASSNRSNSAANEQELKATVGALTLPPNRAVSVKKQLSRNSSSAGRSEGEGESVPQRDGEQEVLRRSTSSPDHSRLSSTASGSDALFGPPLESAFKSHSFAGREQLQKAFAASEYAAFSSDSSSPENVEDSGLDSPSHQPLGASPEPTGWAAWPSTQSQSKDSVNLSRSSDPFLAAFRDPSPGRSPLPQDDPTKAWPSNLRSPHAPPGIEPTTFSFPAFSHSLASSELEPSVWSCKHIPPEDPFLDAFERSALKGNLPPPDAWAPPPPRPTRDSRGMEDHTDPFSVSMNDTKSLPHPSSSRKDRDRKREQKKEKVPPPESPDDPFAITMIGSPTHQSSLAAQTAAQGRASSNKPTPSPNPASSSQPKKELVHWNSVHNPFSEGTTKNTVTQESTRKQRSFHDEPRRNGPPLTRHSGPQEDLCFSTDKDQNFLDINTQPVSQHGFRQDSTERLALAPPRSVRPKRSSGRLSGCERSRSLCSSPLPEPSPPLTSSSSSSPSEWGVQNRVPSPARGLSRGPSPISLSTQESWPVAAAITEYINAYFKGGEHNCCLVKITGDLTMSFPAGIIRIFTANPNAPVLSFRLVKISRLDQLLPNKKLLYSDPSQSDPDTKDFWFNMPALTLHLQREAELNPQASYYNVALLKYQASSQDPGRAPLLLSAECQRSGTVTRVSLDYHCCPATAPATQLTSVQVLLPLDHTATDLQCQPPASWNAEERRLLWKLSNLSPTNHSKGSGTLCASWQCLEVPRGPPPSLAVQFVGSGASLAGLDVELVGSRYRMSLVKKRFATGKYMAGCSL, from the exons GGAGAGAAGAATGCAGGTTTCGACATTCTCTACCACAACATGAAGCATGGACAGATCGCCACCAAAGAGTTGGCAGAGTTTGTGCGTGAGAG GGCGGCCATCGAGGAGACATACTCGAAATCCATGAGCAAGCTGGCCAAGATTGCTAGCAATGGAAGCCCTCTCGG CACGTTCGCCCCGATGTGGGACGTGTTTCGCGTGTCCTCGGACAAACTGGCCCTCTGCCACCTGGAGCTCATGAGGAAGATGAATGACCTTATCCGTGACATCAACAAGTACAACGAGGAGCAGGTCAAGATTCACCGCAGG ACGAAAGAGGAAGTGATCGGGACTTTGGAGTCAGTGCAGTCTCTTCAGGTGCAGAACACCCACCTGCAGAAGGCCAGAGAAAGCTATCACAGCAAGTGTGTAGAGCTGGAGAGACTGCGCAAAGAAGGAGTGCCTCAGAAAGAGCTGGAAAAG GCTGAGCTGAAATCTAAGAAGGCAGCTGAGTCTTTTGCAGGGTCTATTGAGAAGTTTAACCGAGCCGGAAGGGACTTTGAACAGAAAATGAGTGAATCAGCACAG AAATTTCAGGACATTGAGGAGGCTCATTTACGTCAGATGAAACTGCTGATCAAAGCGTTTTCACACTCAATTGAAGACACACACGTACAGGTTGGACAG GTCCATGAGGAATTTAAGCAGAACGTGGAGAACATTGGCATTGAGAACCTCATTCAGAAGTTTACAGACCAGAAGGGAACAGGGAAGGAGAGACCCG GTCCAGTAGGGTTTGAGGAATATCTGTCCCCTCTTGTATCTGAGAACAGTAAAAAAAGTCGTGCTAAAGCCTTCAGGATCCCTGGACTGGGAAAGAAAGACAAGGAACCGGATTCAAT AGATTCAGCTGTGGCAGATGCGCTT GAGGGAAATTTTTACTCCAGCGACTCGGATTTCGATGATGATGAACCCAAGAAGTTTCACATCCAGATCCGACCGGTTGCCAGCAGTAACCGTAGCAActcagcagccaatgaacagGAGTTGAAGGCCACAGTGGGGGCGCTGACCCTGCCCCCTAACAGAGCG GTATCAGTAAAGAAGCAGCTCTCAC GGAACTCCAGTTCAGCAGGTCGATCTGAAGGGGAAGGGGAAAGTGTTCCCCAGAGAG atggagaacaGGAGGTTCTGCGCAGATCCACATCCAGCCCAGATCACAGCAG GCTGAGTTCCACAGCATCCGGTTCGGACGCTCTGTTTGGACCTCCTCTGGAGTCGGCCTTTAAATCTCACAGCTTTGCTGGCAGAGAGCAGCTCCAGAAGGCCTTTGCTGCGTCTGAAT ATGCAGCGTTCTCTTCTGATTCATCCTCTCCTGAGAATGTGGAGGATTCCGGACTGGATTCGCCTTCCCATCAGCCCCTTGGGGCTTCCCCAGAGCCTACCGGTTGGGCAGCATGGCCATCCACTCAGTCTCAATCTAAAGACTCTGTAAACTTGAGCCGATCCTCTGACCCCTTCCTCGCTGCGTTCCGTGACCCCTCACCCGGTCGATCTCCTCTTCCACAGGATGACCCCACAAAAGCCTGGCCTTCCAATCTACGTTCTCCACATGCCCCACCTGGTATCGAGCCCACCACCTTCAGCTTCCCGGCCTTCTCCCACAGCCTGGCGTCTTCAGAGCTGGAGCCCTCTGTGTGGAGCTGTAAACACATTCCTCCAGAAGACCCCTTCCTGGATGCTTTTGAACGCTCTGCCCTCAAAGGCAACCTTCCTCCACCGGATGCCTGGGCCCCGCCTCCCCCTCGGCCCACCAGGGACAGCAGGGGCATGGAAGACCACACCGATCCCTTTTCTGTCTCTATGAATGACACTAAAAGCCTCCCTCACCCATCCTCCTCCCGCAAAGAccgagacagaaagagagaacaaaaaaaagaaaaagtcccACCTCCAGAGTCCCCAGATGATCCTTTCGCTATTACTATGATCGGTAGTCCAACTCACCAATCATCGCTGGCAGCGCAGACGGCTGCACAAGGCAGAGCCAGTAGTAATAAGCCGACGCCCAGTCCTAACCCCGCCTCTAGTTCTCAGCCGAAGAAAGAGCTGGTGCACTGGAACTCAGTGCATAACCCTTTTAGTGAGGGCACTACAAAAAACACTGTCACACAAGAGTCCACCAGAAAACAGAGATCTTTTCACGACGAGCCTCGCAGGAATGGACCACCACTCACACGGCATTCTGGGCCACAGGAGGATCTCTGCTTCTCTACAGACAAGGACCAGAATTTCCTGGATATTAACACACAACCAG tatccCAGCATGGATTCAGGCAGGACAGCACTGAGCGTCTGGCCCTGGCTCCCCCTCGGTCGGTTCGGCCCAAGCGCTCCTCAGGCAGACTCAGTGGCTGTGAGCGG TCTAGGTCCCTGTGCTCGTCTCCGTTGCCTGAGCCCAGTCCTCCCCTcacctcttcatcctcctccagTCCCAGCGAATGGGGGGTGCAGAACCGTGTTCCCAGCCCAGCCCGAG GTTTGTCTCGAGGGCCCAGTCCAATTTCTCTGAGCACTCAGGAGTCTTGGCCTGTAGCTGCAGCAATCACGGAGTACATCAACGCCTACTTTAAAGGAGGAGAGCACAACTG CTGTCTGGTTAAGATCACCGGTGACCTCACTATGTCCTTTCCTGCTGGCATCATCCGCATTTTCACCGCCAACCCCAACGCACCAGTATTAAGCTTCAGATTGGTGAAGATCTCTCGACTGGACCAATTGTTACCCAACAAGAAGTTACTCTACAG CGACCCATCACAGAGTGACCCGGACACCAAGGATTTCTGGTTCAACATGCCGGCCTTGACGCTCCACCTGCAGAGAGAGGCAGAGCTCAACCCACAGGCCTCCTATTACAATGTGGCTCTGCTAAAATACCAG GCGTCCTCTCAGGATCCGGGCCGTGCACCCCTGCTGTTGTCCGCCGAGTGTCAGCGCAGTGGAACAGTGACCCGTGTGTCTCTGGACTACCACTGCTGTCCCGCTACCGCCCCTGCCACCCAGCTGACCTCTGTACAAGTGCTGCTGCCCCTCGATCACACGGCCACCGACCTGCAGTGCCAGCCGCCCGCATCCTG GAACGCAGAGGAAAGACGACTTCTGTGGAAATTGTCCAACCTTTCTCCGACAAATCACAGCAAAG GGTCTGGCACATTGTGTGCCAGCTGGCAGTGCCTGGAGGTGCCCCGTGGTCCTCCGCCGAGCCTGGCTGTGCAGTTTGTGGGATCGGGGGCTTCTCTCGCAGGCCTGGACGTGGAGCTGGTGGGCAGCCGCTACCGCATGTCCCTGGTGAAGAAGAGGTTTGCCACAG GAAAATACATGGCTGGCTGTTCTTTGTGA
- the LOC113069911 gene encoding F-BAR domain only protein 1-like isoform X2, with the protein MKHGQIATKELAEFVRERAAIEETYSKSMSKLAKIASNGSPLGTFAPMWDVFRVSSDKLALCHLELMRKMNDLIRDINKYNEEQVKIHRRTKEEVIGTLESVQSLQVQNTHLQKARESYHSKCVELERLRKEGVPQKELEKAELKSKKAAESFAGSIEKFNRAGRDFEQKMSESAQKFQDIEEAHLRQMKLLIKAFSHSIEDTHVQVGQVHEEFKQNVENIGIENLIQKFTDQKGTGKERPGPVGFEEYLSPLVSENSKKSRAKAFRIPGLGKKDKEPDSIDSAVADALNSPLEVDDEGFIIRADVNQNGCAAEEKEGNFYSSDSDFDDDEPKKFHIQIRPVASSNRSNSAANEQELKATVGALTLPPNRAVSVKKQLSRNSSSAGRSEGEGESVPQRDGEQEVLRRSTSSPDHSRLSSTASGSDALFGPPLESAFKSHSFAGREQLQKAFAASEYAAFSSDSSSPENVEDSGLDSPSHQPLGASPEPTGWAAWPSTQSQSKDSVNLSRSSDPFLAAFRDPSPGRSPLPQDDPTKAWPSNLRSPHAPPGIEPTTFSFPAFSHSLASSELEPSVWSCKHIPPEDPFLDAFERSALKGNLPPPDAWAPPPPRPTRDSRGMEDHTDPFSVSMNDTKSLPHPSSSRKDRDRKREQKKEKVPPPESPDDPFAITMIGSPTHQSSLAAQTAAQGRASSNKPTPSPNPASSSQPKKELVHWNSVHNPFSEGTTKNTVTQESTRKQRSFHDEPRRNGPPLTRHSGPQEDLCFSTDKDQNFLDINTQPVSQHGFRQDSTERLALAPPRSVRPKRSSGRLSGCERSRSLCSSPLPEPSPPLTSSSSSSPSEWGVQNRVPSPARGLSRGPSPISLSTQESWPVAAAITEYINAYFKGGEHNCCLVKITGDLTMSFPAGIIRIFTANPNAPVLSFRLVKISRLDQLLPNKKLLYSDPSQSDPDTKDFWFNMPALTLHLQREAELNPQASYYNVALLKYQASSQDPGRAPLLLSAECQRSGTVTRVSLDYHCCPATAPATQLTSVQVLLPLDHTATDLQCQPPASWNAEERRLLWKLSNLSPTNHSKGSGTLCASWQCLEVPRGPPPSLAVQFVGSGASLAGLDVELVGSRYRMSLVKKRFATGKYMAGCSL; encoded by the exons ATGAAGCATGGACAGATCGCCACCAAAGAGTTGGCAGAGTTTGTGCGTGAGAG GGCGGCCATCGAGGAGACATACTCGAAATCCATGAGCAAGCTGGCCAAGATTGCTAGCAATGGAAGCCCTCTCGG CACGTTCGCCCCGATGTGGGACGTGTTTCGCGTGTCCTCGGACAAACTGGCCCTCTGCCACCTGGAGCTCATGAGGAAGATGAATGACCTTATCCGTGACATCAACAAGTACAACGAGGAGCAGGTCAAGATTCACCGCAGG ACGAAAGAGGAAGTGATCGGGACTTTGGAGTCAGTGCAGTCTCTTCAGGTGCAGAACACCCACCTGCAGAAGGCCAGAGAAAGCTATCACAGCAAGTGTGTAGAGCTGGAGAGACTGCGCAAAGAAGGAGTGCCTCAGAAAGAGCTGGAAAAG GCTGAGCTGAAATCTAAGAAGGCAGCTGAGTCTTTTGCAGGGTCTATTGAGAAGTTTAACCGAGCCGGAAGGGACTTTGAACAGAAAATGAGTGAATCAGCACAG AAATTTCAGGACATTGAGGAGGCTCATTTACGTCAGATGAAACTGCTGATCAAAGCGTTTTCACACTCAATTGAAGACACACACGTACAGGTTGGACAG GTCCATGAGGAATTTAAGCAGAACGTGGAGAACATTGGCATTGAGAACCTCATTCAGAAGTTTACAGACCAGAAGGGAACAGGGAAGGAGAGACCCG GTCCAGTAGGGTTTGAGGAATATCTGTCCCCTCTTGTATCTGAGAACAGTAAAAAAAGTCGTGCTAAAGCCTTCAGGATCCCTGGACTGGGAAAGAAAGACAAGGAACCGGATTCAAT AGATTCAGCTGTGGCAGATGCGCTT AACTCACCCCTCGAAGTGGACGACGAGGGCTTTATAATACGTGCAGATGTCAACCAGAATG GTTGTGCTGCTGAGGAGAAGGAGGGAAATTTTTACTCCAGCGACTCGGATTTCGATGATGATGAACCCAAGAAGTTTCACATCCAGATCCGACCGGTTGCCAGCAGTAACCGTAGCAActcagcagccaatgaacagGAGTTGAAGGCCACAGTGGGGGCGCTGACCCTGCCCCCTAACAGAGCG GTATCAGTAAAGAAGCAGCTCTCAC GGAACTCCAGTTCAGCAGGTCGATCTGAAGGGGAAGGGGAAAGTGTTCCCCAGAGAG atggagaacaGGAGGTTCTGCGCAGATCCACATCCAGCCCAGATCACAGCAG GCTGAGTTCCACAGCATCCGGTTCGGACGCTCTGTTTGGACCTCCTCTGGAGTCGGCCTTTAAATCTCACAGCTTTGCTGGCAGAGAGCAGCTCCAGAAGGCCTTTGCTGCGTCTGAAT ATGCAGCGTTCTCTTCTGATTCATCCTCTCCTGAGAATGTGGAGGATTCCGGACTGGATTCGCCTTCCCATCAGCCCCTTGGGGCTTCCCCAGAGCCTACCGGTTGGGCAGCATGGCCATCCACTCAGTCTCAATCTAAAGACTCTGTAAACTTGAGCCGATCCTCTGACCCCTTCCTCGCTGCGTTCCGTGACCCCTCACCCGGTCGATCTCCTCTTCCACAGGATGACCCCACAAAAGCCTGGCCTTCCAATCTACGTTCTCCACATGCCCCACCTGGTATCGAGCCCACCACCTTCAGCTTCCCGGCCTTCTCCCACAGCCTGGCGTCTTCAGAGCTGGAGCCCTCTGTGTGGAGCTGTAAACACATTCCTCCAGAAGACCCCTTCCTGGATGCTTTTGAACGCTCTGCCCTCAAAGGCAACCTTCCTCCACCGGATGCCTGGGCCCCGCCTCCCCCTCGGCCCACCAGGGACAGCAGGGGCATGGAAGACCACACCGATCCCTTTTCTGTCTCTATGAATGACACTAAAAGCCTCCCTCACCCATCCTCCTCCCGCAAAGAccgagacagaaagagagaacaaaaaaaagaaaaagtcccACCTCCAGAGTCCCCAGATGATCCTTTCGCTATTACTATGATCGGTAGTCCAACTCACCAATCATCGCTGGCAGCGCAGACGGCTGCACAAGGCAGAGCCAGTAGTAATAAGCCGACGCCCAGTCCTAACCCCGCCTCTAGTTCTCAGCCGAAGAAAGAGCTGGTGCACTGGAACTCAGTGCATAACCCTTTTAGTGAGGGCACTACAAAAAACACTGTCACACAAGAGTCCACCAGAAAACAGAGATCTTTTCACGACGAGCCTCGCAGGAATGGACCACCACTCACACGGCATTCTGGGCCACAGGAGGATCTCTGCTTCTCTACAGACAAGGACCAGAATTTCCTGGATATTAACACACAACCAG tatccCAGCATGGATTCAGGCAGGACAGCACTGAGCGTCTGGCCCTGGCTCCCCCTCGGTCGGTTCGGCCCAAGCGCTCCTCAGGCAGACTCAGTGGCTGTGAGCGG TCTAGGTCCCTGTGCTCGTCTCCGTTGCCTGAGCCCAGTCCTCCCCTcacctcttcatcctcctccagTCCCAGCGAATGGGGGGTGCAGAACCGTGTTCCCAGCCCAGCCCGAG GTTTGTCTCGAGGGCCCAGTCCAATTTCTCTGAGCACTCAGGAGTCTTGGCCTGTAGCTGCAGCAATCACGGAGTACATCAACGCCTACTTTAAAGGAGGAGAGCACAACTG CTGTCTGGTTAAGATCACCGGTGACCTCACTATGTCCTTTCCTGCTGGCATCATCCGCATTTTCACCGCCAACCCCAACGCACCAGTATTAAGCTTCAGATTGGTGAAGATCTCTCGACTGGACCAATTGTTACCCAACAAGAAGTTACTCTACAG CGACCCATCACAGAGTGACCCGGACACCAAGGATTTCTGGTTCAACATGCCGGCCTTGACGCTCCACCTGCAGAGAGAGGCAGAGCTCAACCCACAGGCCTCCTATTACAATGTGGCTCTGCTAAAATACCAG GCGTCCTCTCAGGATCCGGGCCGTGCACCCCTGCTGTTGTCCGCCGAGTGTCAGCGCAGTGGAACAGTGACCCGTGTGTCTCTGGACTACCACTGCTGTCCCGCTACCGCCCCTGCCACCCAGCTGACCTCTGTACAAGTGCTGCTGCCCCTCGATCACACGGCCACCGACCTGCAGTGCCAGCCGCCCGCATCCTG GAACGCAGAGGAAAGACGACTTCTGTGGAAATTGTCCAACCTTTCTCCGACAAATCACAGCAAAG GGTCTGGCACATTGTGTGCCAGCTGGCAGTGCCTGGAGGTGCCCCGTGGTCCTCCGCCGAGCCTGGCTGTGCAGTTTGTGGGATCGGGGGCTTCTCTCGCAGGCCTGGACGTGGAGCTGGTGGGCAGCCGCTACCGCATGTCCCTGGTGAAGAAGAGGTTTGCCACAG GAAAATACATGGCTGGCTGTTCTTTGTGA